The Hymenobacter swuensis DY53 genome includes the window GTACACCGGCCTGCTGCTGGCCGTAGCCAATTGCACTACCACTGTCCAAGCCCAGGTGCAACCCGTTAACCCTGCCCAGTGGACCGCTGAGCTGCGCGCCTTTGCCCACCAAGACAGCCTCACGCCGCCACCTGTTCGCCCCATCCTGTTCTACGGCAGCTCCTCGGTGCGCAAGTGGGAAACACTACGGCAGGATTTCCCGGGCCGGCCGGTGCTTAACCGGGGCTTTGGCGGCTCCCGCTTCCCCGATGCGCTGTACTTCTTCGATAACCTGGTAGTGGCCTACCAGCCCCGGCAAGTGGTGCTCTACGAGGGCGACAACGACATTGGGTCCGGAGCCACGCCGCAGGAGGTATTTCAGTCGTTTCTGGCGTTCGAGAAGCTGATGCAGCAGAAGTTGCCTAAGGTGCCGCTGG containing:
- a CDS encoding SGNH/GDSL hydrolase family protein yields the protein MSTTAFHRFLYTGLLLAVANCTTTVQAQVQPVNPAQWTAELRAFAHQDSLTPPPVRPILFYGSSSVRKWETLRQDFPGRPVLNRGFGGSRFPDALYFFDNLVVAYQPRQVVLYEGDNDIGSGATPQEVFQSFLAFEKLMQQKLPKVPLVFLAIKPSPSRWALYPSVQEANRLIRDYIAAHPMHLRYVDTATPLLGPNGKPGPQFYVSDSLHMTPAGYAVWQRVVKPALKK